In Nocardia sp. NBC_00403, one DNA window encodes the following:
- a CDS encoding NADH:flavin oxidoreductase, which produces MTEVFTPAQLGPVTLRNKVIKAATFEGCTPEALVTDELIAFHREVAAGGVGMTTVAYCAVAPGGRTDRHQIWMRPEAVPGLRKLTDAVHAEGAAASAQIGHAGPVANAASNRLPALAPSRMFSPLGMRPMKVPGESEIRELIAAHANAARLAEKSGFDAVEIHFGHNYLTSSFLSPLLNRRTDRYGGSAENRARLAREIACAVRDAVGDRLAVTAKLNMEDGVRGGLTVPDSLRAASWLQDDGALDALELTAGSSLLNPMLLFHGDAPRREFAKVLPPPARWGFRLAGRSFLKEYPYQEAYLLERARQFRRELSMPLILLGGITNLDTMNRAMAEGFDFVAMGRALLREPNLLRRIQSDATTRSACVHCNECVPTIYTGTRCRYRLNKPVVESSSVQLEVRASE; this is translated from the coding sequence TTGACAGAGGTATTCACACCGGCTCAATTGGGGCCCGTCACATTGCGCAACAAAGTGATCAAGGCCGCAACCTTCGAGGGCTGCACCCCTGAGGCATTGGTGACCGACGAGCTGATCGCCTTCCATCGTGAGGTGGCCGCCGGCGGGGTCGGGATGACCACGGTCGCCTACTGCGCCGTCGCGCCGGGCGGCCGCACCGACCGGCATCAGATCTGGATGCGCCCGGAGGCCGTGCCTGGTCTGCGCAAGCTTACCGACGCCGTGCACGCCGAAGGCGCGGCGGCCAGTGCGCAGATCGGGCATGCGGGCCCGGTGGCCAACGCGGCCTCCAACCGATTGCCCGCCCTCGCGCCGAGTCGCATGTTCAGCCCGCTCGGTATGCGCCCGATGAAGGTGCCCGGCGAGAGCGAGATCCGCGAACTGATCGCCGCGCACGCGAATGCCGCACGATTGGCCGAAAAGTCCGGATTCGACGCGGTCGAAATCCACTTCGGCCACAACTATTTGACGAGTTCGTTCCTGAGCCCACTGCTCAACCGGCGCACCGACCGCTACGGCGGTTCCGCTGAGAACCGGGCACGTCTGGCGCGCGAGATAGCTTGTGCAGTCCGGGACGCGGTGGGGGACCGCCTCGCGGTGACTGCCAAACTGAATATGGAAGACGGTGTGCGCGGCGGCCTCACCGTGCCGGATTCGCTCCGGGCGGCGTCCTGGTTGCAGGACGACGGAGCCCTGGACGCGCTGGAACTGACCGCGGGCAGTTCGCTGTTGAACCCGATGCTGCTGTTCCACGGCGACGCGCCCCGCCGCGAGTTCGCAAAAGTTCTTCCACCCCCGGCACGTTGGGGTTTCCGTCTGGCGGGTCGCTCCTTCTTGAAGGAGTATCCGTATCAGGAGGCGTACCTCCTGGAGCGGGCCCGCCAGTTCCGCCGCGAACTGTCCATGCCGTTGATCCTGTTGGGCGGCATCACGAATCTCGACACCATGAATCGTGCCATGGCCGAGGGCTTCGACTTCGTCGCCATGGGCCGGGCCCTGCTGCGCGAACCGAACCTGTTGCGGCGCATCCAATCCGACGCCACCACCCGATCCGCCTGCGTCCACTGCAATGAATGCGTGCCCACCATCTACACCGGAACCAGATGCCGCTACCGGCTGAACAAACCCGTCGTCGAGTCGTCCTCCGTACAACTGGAGGTGCGGGCGAGCGAGTAG